Within Campylobacter jejuni, the genomic segment TGCTCACAAGCTTCTCTTGCGATATTATCTTGACTTTCTAAAGTATTTGCTCCTAGGTGAGAAGTAACTGAAATATTTTCAAAGTCTAAAAGAGGATGATTAGTCGCGGGTTCTTTATCGAACACATCTATACCAAGCCATGCTATTTTACCACTTTTTAAACCTTCATATAAAGCCTCTTCTGTGTACAATCCTCCACGAGCACAATTTATTAATCTTATTCCATCTTTCATTTTTGCAATTTCTTGCTTTCCTATCATACCATTGGTTTCTTTGGTTTTTGGTGTGTGAATGGTAATAAAATCACTTTTTTCTAAAATTTCATCTAAATTTTTTGCTTGCTCCATATCTAAATCTGTAATCTTAGAAGCAGAAATATACGGATCATAGGCTAAAATTTTCATACCAAATGCTTTAGCGCGGATAGCCACTCTTGAACCTATATTTCCAAAACCTATAATCCCTAGCGTTTTGTTCATCAATTCAATGCCATACCATTTTTCTCTTTCCCATTTTCTTTCAATTTTTAAAAAATTATGAGCATTGACAAAGCTTCTAGCCGATGTTAAAAGATGTGCCATTGTTAGTTCAACTGCGGCAATAGTATTTGCAGTTGGGACATTCATCACAATCACTCCTCTTTTAGAACACTCTGGAATATCAACATTATCTACGCCCACCCCAGCACGCACAAGCGCTTTTAATTTTTTGGCATGATTTAAGAAATTTATATCTACATCTGTAGAACTTCTAGTAATAGCAACTTCAACATCGCTTAGCATTTGCATAAGTTCATCTTTTGGAACTTTTGTAGCTTCTATAAGCTCAATATCTTCAGCTCTTCTTAGAATATCGACACCTTTATCCAAAATAGCATCACATACTATAATCTTTTTTTTCATAACCAAATTTCCTTTACTTCTGTATTTATTTTATATTTTTTTAATTCTTTGATAATATCATCTATAAGTTTTTCATTACCTGTATCCAAGAAGATTTCTGGACTATCGCCCGATTTAAGAAGAAAATACTTCACATTAAAAGAATTTAAAGTCTGTCTTAAGCAAAACATAGAATAAATATCATATTTTCCAACTATAAGTTGATAATATTTATTTTTCTCCTTAAGCTCGCTAGTATCCGCATCAAAATATAAGGTAAATTTTTCTGCTGCTGGGGTAAAATCTCTTGTAGGCCATTTTGCTAATTCTTCTTGCCATGAAAGATCTTGATTTTGGGTTTGAATGCCTGGCTGCGTATTTGTATCTTTAGCAAATTGTGGAATGAAATTTACATTAGCTTTAAATTGCCAAAGCAATGTAAAAACAACAGCAAGCAAAATGAGTAATAAAATACTCAAAATGCTTATTGTAATGTATTTTTTCATTAAGCTAGCTGATCTTTAATGATATCACCTAAAGTTACTTTATCATCATTATTGATTTCATTAAGAACTTCTCTTTCTTTCATTCTAACAAGATTTTTAACACTTAGGCGAATTCTATTTTTCTTTTCATCAATAAAAACTATAGCAGCTTCAATATCGTCGCCAATTTTTAAATTTTCAAGCATAGAAGTGCTTATATCTTCTTTATGAATTAAAGCATCAACATTTTTACTTAGCTCTACAAAAACACCAAAATCTTTAATATCACGGATAGCGCCTTTTACAATATCGCCGACTTTATGAATTTTAGCATATTCTTGCACTGGAGAACTGCTTAATTCTTTTGTACTTAATGATATTTTTTGGTTTTCTTTGTCTATTTTGATAATTTTTACCTTGATTTTATCCCCTTGAGAGAATTTATCTTTGCATTTATCGTTTCTATCCCAAGAAGCATCTTCATTATGCAATAAACCTTCAATACCACCAAGTTTAACAAATGCACCAAAAGAAGTTACTGATGTAATTTCTCCTTCAACCACATCTGCAATTTTATAAGATTTCATAAATTCATCAAAAGGTCTAGAAAGTAAATTTCTTAAAGAAACCCTTAAGCGTCTTTCATTT encodes:
- the serA gene encoding phosphoglycerate dehydrogenase, whose amino-acid sequence is MKKKIIVCDAILDKGVDILRRAEDIELIEATKVPKDELMQMLSDVEVAITRSSTDVDINFLNHAKKLKALVRAGVGVDNVDIPECSKRGVIVMNVPTANTIAAVELTMAHLLTSARSFVNAHNFLKIERKWEREKWYGIELMNKTLGIIGFGNIGSRVAIRAKAFGMKILAYDPYISASKITDLDMEQAKNLDEILEKSDFITIHTPKTKETNGMIGKQEIAKMKDGIRLINCARGGLYTEEALYEGLKSGKIAWLGIDVFDKEPATNHPLLDFENISVTSHLGANTLESQDNIAREACEQALSAARGVAYPNALNLPIKTEDLPPFVAPYIELVSKMAFLAVQIDKNPIKSIKLEAEGIIGEYVNSMLTFAAVGALGGILGEKINYVNAEFVAKEKGVELSCETLPNSGYNNKLSVKIITENSNISVSGTVFNENEQRIVGLNGFKTDFKPKGKMIIFKNKDIPGVIAKISSVLAAKNINIADFRLGRDSFGYALAVVLIDEKVQKEVLDELKQLEACVFVQYVEI